Proteins found in one Candidatus Diapherotrites archaeon genomic segment:
- a CDS encoding DNA double-strand break repair nuclease NurA, giving the protein MGFLQWLDEVISHIRRKQADHETIGKTIRELPQTVDLSGEGALRRPMTKAGVQGKVGGVDSGFVSQSFYAMDLMLVRAMGVCFTYEQGKMVRAEYWPEHPGMPQPIVDTKGLEPDEFRRFVSLTRVRAEMDQARELIARCRPDVMFLDGSLILHPADKPGNESKLKEEYEIAIRSGVALYSAAEKANCLLIGAVEDSRSTRLSEMLRKQYPHHPILGKQLGKELQDAPLMDKVLHAGERSIAFRVAEDIMKHPILMDYPSEWGARMHASYIKPSPWDYPLRIEFFSGKEGLTAAADAAASQAFAQSSLHKEYAYPSVLIEADMRAGLKPEEVDLVSDKIFSKIGRHTIHLRRRDRRPF; this is encoded by the coding sequence ATGGGTTTCCTGCAATGGCTGGATGAGGTTATTTCCCATATCCGACGGAAGCAAGCGGACCACGAGACCATAGGGAAAACCATTCGGGAACTCCCTCAAACGGTGGACCTGTCAGGGGAGGGGGCCCTCCGGAGACCCATGACCAAAGCGGGGGTGCAGGGGAAAGTAGGGGGAGTGGATTCAGGGTTTGTGTCCCAGTCATTCTATGCCATGGACCTGATGCTCGTGCGGGCAATGGGGGTGTGCTTCACCTATGAACAAGGGAAGATGGTGCGCGCGGAATATTGGCCGGAACACCCGGGGATGCCCCAGCCCATTGTGGATACGAAAGGATTGGAGCCGGATGAATTCAGGCGGTTTGTTTCACTGACGCGAGTAAGGGCCGAAATGGACCAGGCGAGGGAACTCATCGCGAGGTGCCGACCAGATGTCATGTTTCTGGATGGGAGTTTGATCCTGCACCCCGCAGATAAGCCTGGGAATGAGAGCAAGCTGAAGGAGGAATATGAGATAGCCATCCGGAGTGGGGTGGCCTTGTATTCGGCGGCGGAGAAAGCCAATTGTTTGTTGATTGGGGCAGTGGAAGACTCGCGATCGACGAGGTTGAGTGAGATGCTGCGGAAGCAGTACCCTCACCACCCAATATTGGGAAAACAATTGGGAAAAGAACTCCAGGACGCGCCCCTCATGGATAAGGTGTTGCACGCCGGAGAAAGAAGCATCGCTTTCCGTGTGGCAGAGGATATCATGAAACACCCCATCCTGATGGACTATCCATCCGAATGGGGGGCGCGGATGCACGCGAGCTACATCAAACCGTCCCCATGGGATTATCCCCTGCGGATTGAGTTCTTCAGCGGGAAAGAGGGGTTGACCGCGGCCGCGGACGCGGCAGCATCCCAGGCGTTTGCGCAAAGCAGCCTGCACAAGGAATACGCGTATCCCTCGGTGCTCATCGAAGCGGACATGCGGGCGGGACTCAAGCCGGAGGAAGTGGATTTGGTGAGCGACAAAATCTTTTCTAAGATTGGACGGCACACCATTCACTTGAGGCGAAGGGACCGGCGGCCGTTCTGA
- a CDS encoding sigma-70 family RNA polymerase sigma factor — MPPSRTPNAKRAAQNLARLRFESTAGVRIPHWSRGEERKRPPLVKKLHDTQVRGIMATLPKEQIPEFLREYKKEVSHRMALLETGHKIFLKHAPKLDVQNRKKYRDAYQAFAEELRTTLPSNLARSILNTLEREGILQNPALAFREKKNVATMEEAIKIVESKKELIMRELWRLPHREEVYQSILMELCEALFLYDPEKGELDPYLKKVAKFESWKFLNEQQGTLRRKKKVVSMDVPVERRSERSQLIRQFIEDPSAVVQSNRMEWAEPIRYALSRLPPEERILLIRLFGHGELAKDLARELGMSKGNMSKELKRIIQKFQYYLQLRLK; from the coding sequence ATGCCTCCCTCGCGCACTCCTAATGCTAAAAGGGCCGCTCAGAATTTGGCACGGTTGCGTTTCGAGTCGACGGCAGGAGTAAGAATACCCCATTGGAGCAGAGGCGAGGAGAGAAAACGGCCGCCTTTGGTCAAAAAGCTCCACGACACGCAGGTAAGGGGAATCATGGCCACTCTTCCCAAGGAACAGATCCCTGAATTCCTAAGAGAATATAAGAAAGAGGTCAGCCACCGAATGGCTTTGCTCGAAACGGGCCATAAAATTTTCCTTAAACATGCCCCCAAATTGGATGTTCAAAACCGAAAAAAATACCGAGACGCTTACCAGGCATTTGCGGAAGAACTCCGTACCACTCTTCCTTCCAATTTAGCCAGGAGCATCCTCAATACACTCGAGCGGGAGGGAATCCTTCAAAATCCCGCTTTGGCTTTCCGTGAAAAAAAGAATGTCGCGACCATGGAAGAAGCGATAAAAATAGTGGAGTCCAAAAAAGAATTGATCATGCGTGAATTGTGGCGCTTACCCCATCGTGAGGAAGTTTATCAATCCATTTTAATGGAATTGTGCGAAGCCTTGTTCCTCTACGACCCAGAGAAAGGGGAGTTGGATCCCTACCTGAAAAAGGTTGCCAAATTTGAAAGCTGGAAATTTCTAAATGAGCAACAAGGGACACTTCGACGCAAAAAGAAGGTAGTATCAATGGATGTTCCCGTCGAAAGGCGGAGTGAACGCTCACAACTCATCCGCCAATTCATTGAGGACCCATCCGCGGTAGTTCAAAGCAATCGCATGGAGTGGGCGGAACCTATTCGATATGCCCTGAGTCGATTACCTCCGGAGGAACGCATATTGTTGATCCGACTTTTTGGTCATGGGGAGTTAGCGAAAGATTTGGCGAGAGAATTAGGCATGTCGAAAGGAAACATGTCCAAAGAATTGAAAAGAATAATCCAAAAATTCCAATACTATCTTCAACTCCGCCTAAAGTAA